The Sandaracinaceae bacterium genome has a segment encoding these proteins:
- a CDS encoding DUF4388 domain-containing protein yields MHVLSWLKERGVLTPAQYEGALHQAQRTGDRVEEAILDTGAMREAELLKLLASHYQTRFVSTERLSKANIERKTLERIPRKLAERLQVFPVVFDRRAQQLSIVVAAPGEDDLEKQVQVVSGVREVRSLVARPAAIAAAIEKFYAGHARAFEELFAREMPDYGELDPFETTRVGGPSAPSQGGQFGSVTASGSAQHGDADFADPFAFMGPAIDPPPADAPPTARVAPREPAPQVAPAPLPAPVPLEGTIPIDSPLSGTDETPRVSLDDYLETLNVFVSLLDRDRGELRGHSGQVARLCRLVAERVGLSGADRHALVVAAYIHDLGKTGGDLHLTALNVARHEGHRGRATKSRLSPVKLFASAQLPPDTKKILGHLYERFDGKGLPDRLAGKDIPYGARVLAIVETYSDLTTNSKNPYRRVLSIPQALSVLKELGGELFDPTLVDLLRHVVVGDDGAERLGTRPRVLIVDPDPEETTVLEMRLIEHGFAVEVARELPAALALLAERPPEVIVTEVDLSAGGEGFTLMERVRELGETDRPAVLFLTGRADRESVTKGFELGATDYVVKPASPEVVATKAGQAVEGASRQEASGVSGSLEEMSLPDVVQILANGRRGGRLQIVAGAKRGEIHFCEGQIHDARFGERTGEEAFYALLKLDRGRFTLDPRFEPPARVIHASAEGLLLEGMRRLDEGLV; encoded by the coding sequence ATGCATGTGCTCTCGTGGTTGAAGGAGCGTGGCGTCTTGACGCCAGCGCAGTACGAGGGAGCCCTGCATCAAGCGCAGCGCACCGGCGACCGGGTCGAGGAGGCCATCCTCGACACGGGCGCGATGAGAGAGGCCGAGCTGCTCAAGCTCCTCGCGTCGCACTACCAGACGCGCTTCGTCTCCACCGAGCGGCTGAGCAAGGCGAACATCGAACGCAAGACGCTCGAGCGCATCCCGCGCAAGCTCGCCGAGCGCCTTCAGGTCTTCCCCGTCGTCTTCGACCGGCGAGCACAGCAGCTCTCGATCGTGGTCGCCGCACCCGGCGAGGACGATCTGGAGAAGCAGGTGCAGGTCGTGAGCGGCGTGCGCGAGGTCCGCTCACTGGTGGCGCGCCCCGCGGCGATCGCCGCCGCCATCGAGAAGTTCTACGCCGGACACGCCCGCGCCTTCGAGGAGCTCTTCGCGCGCGAGATGCCGGACTACGGCGAGCTCGATCCGTTCGAGACCACGCGGGTCGGCGGCCCGAGCGCGCCGTCGCAGGGCGGCCAGTTCGGCAGCGTCACCGCGAGCGGCAGCGCCCAGCACGGAGACGCGGACTTCGCCGACCCGTTCGCCTTCATGGGGCCCGCGATCGATCCGCCGCCGGCCGACGCGCCGCCCACCGCGCGCGTCGCGCCCCGTGAGCCGGCGCCGCAGGTCGCGCCCGCGCCGCTGCCGGCGCCGGTCCCCCTCGAGGGCACCATCCCGATCGACTCTCCGCTCTCGGGCACCGACGAGACGCCCCGCGTCTCGCTCGACGACTACCTCGAGACCCTGAACGTCTTCGTGTCCCTCCTCGACCGCGATCGCGGCGAGCTGCGAGGGCACAGCGGTCAGGTGGCGCGCCTCTGCCGACTCGTGGCGGAGCGGGTCGGGCTGAGCGGCGCCGACCGGCACGCGCTCGTCGTCGCGGCCTACATCCACGACCTCGGCAAGACCGGAGGAGATCTCCACCTCACGGCGCTCAACGTCGCGCGCCACGAAGGCCACCGCGGCCGCGCCACCAAGTCGCGCCTGTCCCCGGTCAAGCTCTTTGCCTCGGCCCAGCTCCCCCCCGACACGAAGAAGATCCTCGGTCACCTCTATGAGCGCTTCGACGGCAAAGGCCTCCCCGATCGGCTCGCGGGCAAGGACATCCCCTACGGCGCGCGGGTCCTCGCCATCGTCGAGACCTACTCCGACCTGACGACCAACTCGAAGAACCCCTACCGCCGCGTGCTCTCGATCCCCCAGGCGCTCAGCGTGCTCAAGGAGCTCGGCGGCGAGCTCTTCGACCCGACGCTCGTGGATCTCCTGCGGCACGTGGTCGTCGGCGACGACGGCGCGGAGCGGCTCGGCACGCGCCCGCGGGTGCTGATCGTGGATCCCGACCCCGAGGAGACGACGGTGCTCGAGATGCGCCTCATCGAGCACGGGTTCGCGGTCGAGGTGGCGCGCGAGCTCCCGGCCGCGCTCGCCCTCCTCGCGGAGCGCCCGCCCGAGGTCATCGTGACCGAGGTGGACCTGAGCGCGGGCGGCGAGGGCTTCACGCTCATGGAGCGCGTGCGAGAGCTCGGCGAGACGGACCGACCGGCGGTGCTGTTCCTGACCGGTCGGGCGGACCGCGAGTCCGTCACCAAGGGGTTCGAGCTCGGCGCGACCGACTACGTCGTCAAGCCGGCCTCGCCCGAGGTCGTCGCGACCAAGGCGGGCCAGGCGGTGGAGGGCGCGTCTCGCCAGGAGGCCAGCGGCGTCAGCGGATCGCTCGAGGAGATGTCGCTGCCCGACGTCGTGCAGATCCTCGCCAACGGGCGGCGCGGGGGGCGGCTCCAGATCGTGGCCGGCGCCAAGCGCGGCGAGATCCACTTCTGCGAGGGTCAGATCCACGACGCGCGCTTCGGAGAGCGCACGGGCGAGGAGGCCTTCTACGCCCTGCTGAAGCTCGACCGCGGCCGCTTCACCCTCGACCCCCGCTTCGAGCCGCCCGCGCGGGTGATCCATGCCTCCGCCGAGGGCTTGCTGCTCGAGGGCATGCGGCGCCTCGACGAGGGGCTCGTTTGA
- a CDS encoding protein kinase, translated as MKLCPQCSTPNDDDARFCAHCGAGTDEARPDPLIGRTVGGAYLLQELVGVGGMGRVYRAEQNMLGRTVAVKVIHPHLLGDDQTVARFYNEARAASRLNHPDSVSIIDFGRTEDGILYLVMEYLAGKDLAHILAEEGPLPFGRICRVARHVLSALGEAHALGVVHRDLKPENVICRTVRKGAEQIKVVDFGLAHIVGPGGTSITTPGLVCGTPDYMSPEQGKGETVDGRGDLYSVGVVLFEMLTDRLPYEDDTPTKVVFKHIHDPTPDPRETAPHRAIPDDLAEVCLKALRKKASERFQSADEMYEAVRKIEERLEAAKNASITTCPSCGGRNPAEQRFCGTCGARLTDRFTIPPSFRSVAPPPRTSLLPGPTETRLIGRRAELDRLIELRDQSERASLWVRVVGEAGVGKTRLMNELGQQLVADGDALAAAGPHPSGAIVPYWPIRQLMATLLDVDEPRMREIAESDAVGDPIARAGIAEVLDPKGLDGRRGKGRAEAVAVALAAAVRVAAGRSRSGRVGLFVDDLWRCDSLSARALALLTQRMPEGPLFLMTASQPRNDVEDTDESVRMTLRGLEETESVALLQDRPGPNELAVDREDDTAPAGRLRTPLFLEQLVALGVSELHEEGAPVRLADAVLARFERLDISARRLLQAIAVLGDSAPLEWVRELSRGSDMGSLDALRADGLVEVQGDTILICHPFVRELVETSIPAEHRKELHTAALQVAAGHGAPLEVRAEHAWRAAEPMSALVLLERMGDAAVRRGDGPAAVLAFRRGLELARRELLLTGETSLDRAIVSFSRKLGDALDIAGDPAGADGVLREALELAGPASRERPRMLLLLSRVAQRRNRQRDATRFLGQALELCARNGDRLGEGEAHIALGRLRLLDGDAFTAANTLQKGLDILRGQRGAEALFIEGALARAEALRKLDDPEEALAQLERAKAAAEGSPPAQRGQVLAILASIVETDDPGRATEHYREAARLASEAGDAEGARLWHRKGRTSEARQAG; from the coding sequence GTGAAGCTGTGCCCTCAGTGCAGTACCCCCAACGACGACGACGCGCGCTTCTGCGCGCACTGTGGGGCGGGGACGGACGAGGCCCGACCCGACCCCCTGATCGGTCGCACGGTGGGGGGAGCGTATCTGCTCCAGGAGCTCGTCGGCGTGGGCGGCATGGGCCGTGTCTATCGCGCCGAACAGAACATGTTGGGCCGCACGGTGGCGGTCAAGGTCATTCACCCGCACCTGCTGGGTGACGATCAGACCGTCGCGCGGTTCTACAACGAGGCGCGCGCGGCCAGCCGACTGAACCACCCCGACAGCGTCTCGATCATCGACTTCGGTCGGACCGAAGACGGCATCCTCTACCTCGTCATGGAGTACCTGGCGGGGAAGGACCTCGCCCACATCCTGGCGGAGGAGGGCCCGCTCCCGTTCGGCCGCATCTGCCGGGTCGCGCGCCACGTCTTGAGCGCGCTCGGCGAAGCGCACGCGCTCGGCGTCGTGCACCGCGATCTCAAGCCCGAGAACGTCATCTGCCGCACCGTCCGCAAGGGCGCCGAGCAGATCAAGGTCGTCGACTTCGGGCTCGCGCACATCGTCGGGCCGGGCGGCACGTCCATCACCACGCCCGGGCTCGTCTGCGGCACCCCCGACTACATGTCGCCCGAGCAGGGCAAGGGGGAGACCGTCGACGGGCGCGGCGACCTCTACAGCGTCGGCGTGGTGCTCTTCGAGATGCTCACCGATCGCCTCCCCTACGAGGACGACACGCCGACCAAGGTGGTGTTCAAGCACATCCACGATCCGACCCCGGATCCGCGGGAGACCGCGCCTCATCGCGCCATCCCGGACGACCTGGCCGAGGTCTGCCTCAAGGCCCTGCGGAAGAAGGCGAGCGAGCGCTTCCAGTCCGCCGACGAGATGTACGAGGCGGTTCGCAAGATCGAGGAGCGGCTCGAGGCGGCGAAGAACGCGTCGATCACCACGTGCCCGAGCTGCGGTGGTCGCAACCCCGCGGAGCAGCGCTTCTGCGGCACCTGCGGCGCCCGCCTCACCGACCGCTTCACGATCCCGCCGAGCTTCCGCTCGGTCGCGCCGCCCCCGCGCACGTCGCTCCTCCCCGGGCCTACCGAGACCCGCCTCATCGGGCGGCGGGCGGAGCTGGATCGGCTCATCGAGCTCCGCGACCAGTCCGAGCGCGCCTCGCTCTGGGTGCGCGTCGTCGGAGAGGCCGGCGTCGGCAAGACGCGGCTCATGAACGAGCTGGGCCAGCAGCTGGTGGCGGACGGCGACGCGCTCGCGGCGGCCGGGCCGCACCCGAGCGGCGCGATCGTCCCGTACTGGCCGATCCGCCAGCTCATGGCGACCCTTCTCGACGTCGACGAGCCGCGGATGCGCGAGATCGCGGAGAGCGACGCGGTGGGTGACCCGATCGCGCGCGCGGGGATCGCCGAGGTGCTGGACCCGAAGGGCCTCGATGGGCGCCGCGGGAAGGGGCGCGCCGAGGCGGTCGCGGTGGCGCTCGCGGCGGCGGTGCGGGTCGCGGCGGGCCGCTCGCGGAGCGGGCGCGTCGGCTTGTTCGTCGACGATCTCTGGCGCTGTGACTCGCTGAGCGCGCGCGCGCTGGCGCTGCTCACCCAGCGGATGCCCGAGGGCCCGCTCTTCCTGATGACCGCGTCGCAGCCGCGCAACGACGTCGAGGACACCGACGAGTCGGTCCGCATGACGCTCCGGGGCCTGGAAGAGACCGAGTCGGTGGCGCTGCTCCAGGACCGACCGGGCCCGAACGAGCTGGCGGTCGATCGAGAGGACGACACCGCGCCCGCGGGCCGGCTGCGCACGCCGCTGTTCCTCGAGCAGCTCGTGGCGCTCGGCGTGAGCGAGCTTCACGAGGAGGGCGCCCCCGTTCGACTGGCGGACGCGGTCCTGGCCCGCTTCGAGCGGCTGGACATCTCCGCGCGCCGCCTGCTGCAGGCGATCGCCGTCCTCGGCGACAGCGCGCCCCTCGAGTGGGTGCGCGAGCTCTCCCGCGGCAGCGACATGGGCTCGCTCGACGCGCTGCGCGCCGATGGCCTCGTCGAGGTCCAGGGAGACACGATCCTGATCTGTCATCCCTTCGTGCGAGAGCTCGTCGAGACGTCGATCCCGGCCGAGCACCGCAAGGAGCTGCACACGGCGGCGCTCCAGGTCGCGGCGGGGCACGGCGCGCCGCTCGAGGTCCGCGCGGAGCACGCGTGGCGGGCGGCCGAGCCGATGAGCGCGCTCGTGTTGCTCGAGCGCATGGGCGACGCGGCGGTCCGCCGTGGCGATGGCCCGGCCGCGGTCCTCGCGTTCCGGAGAGGCCTGGAGCTCGCCCGGCGCGAGCTGCTCCTCACGGGCGAGACCTCGCTCGACCGCGCGATCGTCAGCTTCAGTCGCAAGCTCGGGGACGCCCTCGACATCGCGGGCGATCCCGCGGGCGCCGACGGCGTGCTGCGTGAGGCGCTCGAGCTGGCGGGCCCCGCGAGCCGCGAGCGCCCGCGCATGCTGCTGCTGCTCTCGCGCGTCGCCCAGCGTCGGAACCGGCAGCGCGACGCCACGCGCTTCCTCGGCCAGGCGCTCGAGCTCTGCGCCCGCAACGGCGACCGCCTCGGCGAAGGAGAGGCGCACATCGCGCTCGGGCGGCTCAGGCTGCTGGACGGAGACGCCTTCACCGCGGCCAACACCCTGCAGAAGGGGCTCGACATCCTCCGCGGGCAGCGCGGGGCGGAGGCGCTCTTCATCGAGGGCGCGCTCGCCCGGGCGGAGGCGCTGCGGAAGCTCGACGACCCGGAAGAGGCGCTCGCGCAGCTCGAGCGCGCGAAGGCGGCCGCGGAGGGAAGCCCGCCCGCGCAGCGCGGACAGGTGCTCGCCATCCTGGCGTCGATCGTCGAGACCGACGATCCGGGGCGCGCCACCGAGCACTACCGCGAGGCCGCGCGGCTCGCCTCCGAGGCCGGCGACGCAGAGGGCGCGCGCCTCTGGCATCGGAAGGGTCGGACCTCCGAAGCACGCCAGGCGGGGTGA
- a CDS encoding S1 family peptidase, protein MNRESVRAPALAGRSLVLTLVVALAGCTAPVGDVGDLGEASAPIVNGTRGGNRAVVVLQNYRSGGLCTGSLIAERVVLTAKHCVQEAFDDGPVQPSDIVVGVGDSIRGLSSVLRVQSITATPGRYTTDSRGGVGRDLIGVDVAVMVLQTGVSGVETLPIMRDSHTTLGGQQITAVGFGQTPAGEVGIKYTAMGRVQGTDARLIYVGPLTCQGDSGGPAITEAGEVAGVVSFGAGGCGSGYGAYNAIFPFLDLIDGALAEAGACLNDGEEVCDGSDNDCDDLVDETCSQIGEPCSLDGECVGQTCRDTDSGRICTVPCDPLRPEFGCEPGFYCAFADGCEGFCVPQVAEGTASFGDSCTRNEDCASLFCTDPGDGRMRCLSPCRGDDGMCLAGEACAATPGRCGGCVDADILIGARGLGEECAEDGDCGSGDCYDDAGRMYCTRMCAADGDCPSGYHCRGDSCVAGPRGEIGEPCVANEDCVSGTFCAARGDEAWCTRVCGDGHEECPGGFDCVPAGGTSVCAPTLGLVGESCASNTECVSGLCAMRGDSGTCTRMCGADAPCAAGFECRRTADGVTAVCVAPEPPTTAGGCAASTVDRSSPRAPLFLLGLAFAAIVALRGRSGGRNQRRSRP, encoded by the coding sequence ATGAACCGTGAATCGGTGCGCGCTCCCGCGCTCGCTGGGCGCTCTCTCGTGCTGACCCTCGTGGTCGCGCTGGCAGGTTGTACGGCGCCCGTGGGCGACGTCGGCGACCTCGGAGAGGCGTCGGCCCCCATCGTCAACGGCACCCGCGGCGGCAACCGCGCGGTGGTCGTTCTGCAGAACTATCGCTCCGGCGGCCTCTGCACGGGCAGCTTGATCGCCGAGCGTGTCGTCCTGACCGCGAAGCACTGCGTGCAGGAGGCGTTCGACGATGGCCCGGTGCAGCCGAGCGACATCGTCGTCGGCGTGGGCGACTCGATCCGCGGGCTGAGCAGCGTGCTGCGCGTGCAGTCGATCACCGCGACGCCCGGCCGCTACACGACGGACTCGCGCGGCGGCGTCGGGCGCGATCTCATCGGCGTCGACGTGGCGGTCATGGTGCTGCAGACGGGCGTCTCCGGCGTCGAGACCCTGCCCATCATGCGCGACAGCCACACCACGTTGGGCGGCCAGCAGATCACGGCCGTGGGCTTCGGCCAGACCCCGGCGGGCGAGGTCGGCATCAAGTACACGGCGATGGGCCGCGTGCAGGGCACCGACGCTCGCCTCATCTACGTCGGCCCCCTGACCTGTCAGGGCGACAGCGGCGGCCCCGCGATCACCGAGGCGGGCGAGGTCGCGGGCGTGGTGAGCTTCGGCGCTGGCGGCTGCGGGAGCGGCTACGGCGCGTACAACGCCATCTTCCCGTTCCTCGATCTCATCGACGGCGCGCTCGCCGAGGCCGGCGCGTGCCTCAACGACGGCGAAGAGGTGTGCGACGGATCGGACAACGACTGCGACGACCTGGTCGACGAGACCTGCTCGCAGATCGGCGAGCCCTGCAGCCTCGACGGGGAGTGCGTCGGGCAGACCTGTCGCGACACGGACAGCGGGCGGATCTGCACCGTCCCCTGCGACCCGCTCCGCCCCGAGTTCGGCTGCGAGCCGGGCTTCTACTGCGCGTTCGCGGACGGCTGCGAGGGCTTCTGCGTCCCCCAGGTGGCCGAAGGGACCGCGTCGTTCGGCGACTCGTGCACGCGCAACGAGGACTGCGCGTCGCTCTTCTGCACCGACCCGGGCGACGGGCGCATGCGCTGCCTCTCGCCGTGTCGCGGCGACGACGGCATGTGTCTCGCGGGCGAGGCTTGCGCGGCGACCCCCGGGCGCTGCGGCGGCTGCGTCGACGCGGACATCCTGATCGGGGCGCGCGGCCTCGGCGAGGAGTGCGCGGAGGACGGCGACTGCGGCTCGGGCGACTGCTACGACGACGCGGGCCGGATGTACTGCACGCGGATGTGCGCCGCCGACGGCGACTGCCCGAGCGGCTACCACTGCCGCGGAGACAGCTGCGTGGCGGGTCCGCGCGGCGAGATCGGTGAGCCCTGCGTGGCGAACGAGGACTGTGTGTCCGGGACGTTCTGCGCCGCGCGCGGCGACGAGGCCTGGTGCACCCGGGTCTGCGGAGACGGCCACGAGGAGTGCCCGGGCGGCTTCGACTGCGTCCCCGCGGGCGGGACCTCGGTCTGCGCGCCCACGCTCGGACTCGTGGGCGAGTCGTGCGCGAGCAACACGGAGTGCGTCAGCGGCCTCTGCGCCATGCGCGGCGACTCGGGCACCTGCACGCGCATGTGCGGCGCGGACGCGCCCTGCGCCGCGGGCTTCGAGTGTCGTCGCACGGCAGACGGCGTCACCGCGGTCTGCGTCGCCCCCGAGCCGCCCACCACGGCGGGCGGCTGCGCGGCCTCGACGGTCGACCGGAGCTCTCCGCGCGCGCCTCTCTTCTTGCTGGGATTGGCGTTCGCCGCCATCGTGGCACTGCGGGGCCGCAGCGGTGGCCGCAACCAGCGCCGCTCGCGGCCGTAG
- a CDS encoding S1 family peptidase has protein sequence MKSIARWFVALSLTACVPMGPEIGASEDAIVDGTLERARDEVVFLYRLDGAACTGSFISPRVVLTAHHCVAGRSGGLAPASNFRIYVGSSTRSLTAEYRVSEVRPVPNAGLSGREPNDVALLVLSSAARETPLEIARTSPRDLFGQSVTAVGYGQTPSGGSGTKYTTQTTIEGYMGGFIFVPPSVCSGDSGGPLIGADGLVYGVASFIYSPDGRTEPRCGTAPGAYNEIFRFVDFIDGVLAETGTCVPDAVEECNGEDDDCDDAVDEGCTPLGEPCASGDECVGGLCDDTPIGRVCTSACDPLRPAQGCSPGFYCGRQGCNGFCLPGERGEGLNDAACAADTDCASLHCVDPGDGRARCLDPCRADAGLCLAGEVCAAAAGQCGACVPRGLVVGARGLGEPCEDDEECRGDFVCHESAGISACASACEADDDCGDGFECRDALCIRDRRQGVGGTCVVNEDCGDGICAAAGDRRWCTAPCSGADDCPAGFDCTPAGAAMVCAPTGALEGERCEGNADCVTNLCAALPGGESVCTSICDAANACAPGFECTRTGSSAAAVCIPATPTSTSGGGCAAASGSSSGSLPGVALLALVALGLFFRRR, from the coding sequence ATGAAGTCGATCGCCAGGTGGTTCGTTGCCCTCTCCCTCACCGCTTGTGTCCCGATGGGGCCGGAGATCGGCGCGTCGGAAGACGCGATCGTCGACGGAACCCTCGAGCGCGCGCGTGACGAGGTCGTCTTCCTCTATCGCCTCGACGGCGCGGCCTGCACCGGCTCGTTCATCTCGCCGCGCGTGGTGCTCACCGCGCACCACTGCGTGGCAGGGCGGAGCGGCGGGTTGGCGCCCGCGAGCAACTTCCGCATCTACGTCGGCTCCTCGACCCGATCGCTCACCGCGGAGTATCGCGTGAGCGAGGTCCGGCCCGTCCCGAACGCGGGGCTGAGCGGGCGCGAGCCCAACGACGTGGCGCTCCTCGTGCTCTCGAGCGCGGCGCGCGAGACCCCGCTCGAGATCGCGCGGACCAGCCCCCGCGATCTCTTCGGTCAGAGCGTCACGGCGGTCGGCTACGGCCAGACGCCGTCGGGCGGCTCGGGCACCAAGTACACCACCCAGACCACCATCGAAGGCTACATGGGCGGGTTCATCTTCGTGCCCCCCAGCGTGTGCTCCGGCGACTCCGGCGGCCCGCTGATCGGCGCGGACGGCCTGGTCTACGGCGTGGCCAGCTTCATCTACAGCCCCGACGGACGCACCGAGCCTCGCTGCGGGACCGCGCCCGGGGCGTACAACGAGATCTTCCGCTTCGTCGACTTCATCGACGGCGTGCTGGCCGAGACCGGCACCTGCGTCCCGGACGCGGTCGAGGAGTGCAACGGCGAGGACGACGACTGCGACGACGCGGTCGACGAGGGCTGCACGCCGCTCGGCGAGCCGTGCGCGAGCGGCGACGAGTGCGTCGGCGGGCTCTGCGACGACACCCCGATCGGGCGCGTCTGCACCTCGGCCTGCGATCCGCTGCGGCCGGCCCAGGGCTGCTCGCCGGGCTTCTACTGCGGACGCCAGGGCTGCAACGGGTTCTGCCTCCCGGGCGAGCGCGGCGAGGGCCTCAACGACGCGGCGTGCGCGGCGGACACGGACTGCGCATCGCTCCACTGCGTCGATCCCGGCGACGGTCGGGCGCGTTGCCTCGACCCGTGCCGCGCGGACGCGGGGCTCTGCCTCGCCGGCGAGGTCTGCGCGGCGGCGGCCGGACAGTGCGGCGCGTGCGTGCCGCGGGGCCTCGTGGTCGGCGCGCGTGGCCTCGGGGAGCCGTGCGAAGACGACGAGGAGTGTCGCGGTGACTTCGTGTGCCACGAGTCGGCGGGGATCTCCGCCTGCGCCTCGGCGTGCGAGGCCGACGACGACTGCGGCGACGGCTTCGAGTGCCGTGACGCGCTCTGCATCCGCGACCGCCGTCAGGGCGTGGGCGGGACGTGCGTCGTCAACGAAGACTGCGGCGACGGCATCTGCGCCGCCGCGGGCGATCGCCGCTGGTGCACGGCGCCGTGCAGCGGCGCGGACGACTGCCCGGCGGGCTTCGACTGCACGCCTGCGGGCGCCGCGATGGTCTGCGCCCCGACCGGCGCGCTCGAGGGCGAGCGCTGCGAGGGCAACGCCGACTGCGTGACCAACCTCTGCGCCGCGCTGCCGGGCGGAGAGTCCGTCTGCACGAGCATCTGCGACGCGGCCAACGCGTGCGCGCCGGGCTTCGAGTGCACGCGCACGGGCTCCTCGGCCGCAGCGGTGTGCATCCCGGCGACCCCGACCTCGACGTCGGGCGGGGGCTGCGCCGCGGCGTCGGGCAGCTCGTCCGGCTCGCTCCCCGGCGTCGCGCTCCTCGCGCTCGTCGCGCTGGGGCTGTTCTTCCGTCGTCGCTGA
- a CDS encoding EscU/YscU/HrcU family type III secretion system export apparatus switch protein, which yields MAERMHPPSARKLREARRRGEVPRSELAAGALVLLAVTAAATLGAPAALGIWQRLFQDVLTLSPREALLASALAAASLAAPVLATAAVAGALATFLQVGPLFSTEPMRFDLGRLGRSFGRVLSPRAIGERLASLPLVALLLALGLWGIGVALHGLAGRPELDAARATSAGAAVLGAVLWRAAGLFVAAGAVAVVYRRWRWWRDQHMTRREMREEQRRTEGDPTAKRRRARQHREQALGPTLEEARAQTTIALRGPGLAVLLDWTDRDAAPKVAFIARGGVASEAAQGLPGALDEALAVELARIGVGRRVPRAYFSRLAPHLARLAEAA from the coding sequence ATGGCCGAGCGCATGCATCCCCCGAGCGCGCGAAAGCTCCGCGAAGCGAGGCGGCGCGGTGAGGTGCCGCGCTCCGAGCTGGCGGCCGGCGCGCTGGTCCTGCTCGCGGTGACGGCGGCCGCGACCCTCGGCGCGCCCGCCGCGCTGGGGATCTGGCAGCGGCTCTTCCAGGACGTCCTGACGCTCTCGCCGCGCGAAGCGCTGCTCGCGTCCGCGCTCGCGGCCGCGTCGCTCGCCGCGCCAGTGCTCGCCACCGCCGCGGTCGCCGGCGCGCTCGCCACGTTCCTTCAGGTGGGGCCGCTCTTCTCGACCGAGCCCATGCGGTTCGATCTGGGGCGACTCGGACGGAGCTTCGGGCGGGTCCTGTCGCCGCGCGCGATCGGTGAGCGCCTCGCTTCGCTGCCTCTGGTCGCGTTGCTCCTGGCGCTCGGCCTGTGGGGAATCGGCGTCGCGCTGCATGGGCTCGCGGGGAGGCCGGAGCTGGACGCGGCGCGCGCCACCTCGGCCGGCGCCGCGGTGCTGGGCGCCGTGCTCTGGCGCGCGGCCGGCCTCTTCGTCGCGGCCGGCGCGGTGGCGGTCGTCTACCGGCGCTGGCGCTGGTGGCGTGATCAGCACATGACCCGGCGAGAGATGCGCGAGGAGCAGCGACGCACAGAGGGGGACCCGACCGCGAAGCGCCGTCGCGCGCGGCAGCACCGCGAGCAGGCCCTGGGGCCGACCCTCGAGGAGGCGCGCGCGCAGACGACGATCGCGCTGCGGGGCCCGGGGCTCGCGGTCTTGCTCGACTGGACGGACCGAGACGCGGCGCCGAAGGTGGCGTTCATCGCCCGCGGCGGGGTCGCATCCGAGGCGGCGCAGGGGCTGCCGGGCGCGCTCGACGAGGCGCTCGCGGTGGAGCTCGCGCGCATCGGCGTCGGGCGCCGGGTGCCGCGCGCCTACTTCTCACGGCTCGCGCCGCACCTGGCGCGCCTCGCGGAGGCGGCGTGA